In Maylandia zebra isolate NMK-2024a linkage group LG12, Mzebra_GT3a, whole genome shotgun sequence, a single genomic region encodes these proteins:
- the camsap1b gene encoding calmodulin-regulated spectrin-associated protein 1-B isoform X8: MSVIQALSRKGIYVVESDDTPVTEGDLACMPIKMSAHMPMIDALMMAYTVEMISIEKVVASVKRFSTFSASKELPFDLEDAMVFWINKVNMKMREIAEREHKVKHHPLESPSHQKSPSKWYWKLVPPDVVHELAHCMLGPEELSEAVRYRREHASGRQLPFFPLLEDLMRDVCDGAALLTVVHYYCSDLMKLEDICLKEVPSIADSLYNIQLLREFANEYLNKSFYLTTEDMLYSPPVLKHNVMVFIAELFWWFETVKPEFVQPRDLQEFKDPRAIAHPKSARPSVPISNATKRSFLASPGMADNQSSPEVCNRYFLHPEDSDPLKGGPTFSPSHPLLPLRQRQQKQQGDDAGLRNRSNSLTQMDGQQVRGSVVAWPDKRQRPVSTMGPYLLHSATDSDADIASGDSVSLARSISKDSLASNVINVTPKHQTSVHQPSRPPVRRVNGHSLLTNVNTEDEEETLVTVAKSDGPAISKRVEGTQSAAVIGSKPSTDSKLTPDSFYLEPLMPAVLKTAKEKSVCLNKEEESGEVSRSAGRGSLRRENGSTSAVRRKAPSNLNQTFPPPAEEGLSDEPVQSQASLRLSSSVEPSSRDPAEGFYLHSDSEELKPGNGQDGDLGDLDEEEEDLDEAATTKETLWPRKAFNEEEEESAKLQEDMNVKEHEDKDINGGSGRSSPCLSTHSQASSMASGSVRMTSFAERKAQQQRFGSNHDLRSSASSSQRTTPDGSECSGPLASSWRIKRDQSPSSPLGGSSRTGSGGANVLASELVQLRMQLEEKRRAIEHQKKKMEVLSARQRQKLGKAAFLHIVKKGGGRSDTLPNPLKADISKDELNGEKGPSSKDDMCVDTMRGEKEVDETTPSGALEAEKKGNGGSFYLDEDLDLNECSRSIELLNEAIGSIQQQMMQLSLQQEMLMKQNVQSPPGAAPPPAQTSDKNGDSKTGAGFHFVEHLSGTSTAPTRKPPKLSSGRSARSKPSELKMAKEQSRQTTRTLTPTQSGSETLPHPKHSAGGRSPRTEQPDSPRNPTVVETVDKPGSGHVRSATFRLHDEANIRLPTRVDLTSLAPPEVPFDECLSSNTRESELNSSDGSGKENIPSDEAQRNKTHLIEVDLSELKAPEEEEEEEEGGVEDKTTERDDGEQKSVLGFFFKDEQKAEDELAKKRAAFLLKQQKKAEEARLRKQQLEAESELKRDEARRKAEEDRLRKEEEKTRRELIKQEYLRRKQQEMFEEQGLVKPKTPKPKQKHRPKSVLREESSSDNFSKCSSTADKLSNAQSGSNLSLASAATNEADSVNSGGAGSQRCDSVESFPGSRNSRAAERDWDNGSTASSITSMAEYTGPKLFKEPSAKSNKPIIHNAISHCCLAGKVNEPQKNQILEELEKCESNHLMILFRDGGCQFRALYSYFPDTEEIQKLTGTGPKSISKKMIDKLYKYSSDRKQFTVIPAKTVSVSVDALTIHNHLWQAKRSAVPKKSGK, from the exons AGTGCTCACATGCCCATGATCGATGCCCTGATGATGGCTTACACAGTGGAGATGATCAGCATAGAGAAAGTGGTGGCCTCTGTCAAGCGCTTCTCTACCTTCAGTGCCTCTAAGGAGCTGCCCTTTGACCTGGAGGATGCTATGGTTTTCTGGATCAACAAG gtAAACATGAAGATGAGGGAGATTGCAGAAAGGGAGCACAAAGTCAAGCACCACCCACTGGAGTCCCCTAGCCATCAAAAG TCTCCCTCCAAATGGTATTGGAAGCTAGTCCCT CCTGATGTCGTGCACGAGCTGGCCCACTGCATGCTGGGGCCAGAGGAACTCTCCGAAGCG GTACGGTATCGTCGGGAACATGCTTCCGGTCGACAGCTGCCCTTCTTTCCATTGCTGGAAGATCTGATGAGGGATGTTTGTGATGGAGCTGCACTGCTCACTGTAGTCCATTACTACTGCTCCGATCTCATGAAGCTGGAAG atatttgcctGAAGGAAGTCCCTTCTATCGCTGATAGCCTGTACAACATCCAGCTCCTCAGAGAATTTGCCAATGAGTACCTGAATAAAAGTTTCTATCTGACAACAGAGGACATGCTCTATTCACCGCCTGTGCTCAAG CACAATGTGATGGTGTTCATCGCTGAGCTGTTTTGGTGGTTTGAGACAGTAAAGCCAGAGTTTGTCCAGCCCAGAGACCTCCAGGAGTTTAAAGATC CTCGAGCCATAGCTCATCCCAAGAGTGCCCGTCCATCAGTGCCCATCTCCAACGCCACCAAGCGAAGCTTCCTAGCTAGTCCTGGTATGGCCGACAACCAGAGCAGCCCTGAAGTCTGTAACAGGTACTTCCTGCACCCTGAAGACTCTGACCCCCT TAAAGGGGGCCCAACTTTCAGTCCTTCACACCCACTTCTGCCCCTGCGACAGAGACAACAAAAGCAACAAGGAGACGATGCAG GTTTGAGAAACCGCTCGAACTCCTTGACTCAGATGGACGGACAACAAGTCAGAGGCTCTGTAGTAGCATGGCCCGACAAGAGGCAGAG ACCAGTGTCCACAATGGGCCCTTATCTGTTGCACTCAGCCACTGACAGTGATGCAGACATAGCTTCTGGTGACAGCGTTAGTCTGGCTCGCTCAATTAGTAAGGACAGCCTGGCATCCAATGTCATCAATGTCACTCCCAaacaccagacttctgtacacCAGCCATCACGTCCTCCAGTACGTAGAGTCAACGGCCACAGCCTTCTGACTAATGTCAATACGGAGGATGAGGAAGAAACTCTGGTGACCGTAGCCAAGAGCGATGGTCCTGCCATCTCCAAACGGGTTGAGGGGACACAATCAGCTGCTGTAATTGGATCCAAACCTTCCACTGACTCCAAATTGACACCAGATAGCTTTTACCTTGAACCACTAATGCCTGCCGTGCTCAAAACGGCTAAAGAGAAGTCTGTATGCCTAaacaaggaggaggagagtggtGAAGTGTCCCGGTCTGCAGGAAGGGGCTCTTTACGCAGAGAAAATGGATCTACATCTGCTGTTCGCAGGAAAGCTCCCTCCAATCTGAACCAAACAtttcctcctccagctgagGAAGGCTTGTCAGATGAGCCTGTTCAAAGTCAGGCAAGTCTCAGGCTAAGCAGCAGTGTGGAACCTTCCTCCAGGGACCCAGCTGAGGGTTTCTACTTGCATTCAGATTCTGAAGAACTAAAGCCTGGCAATGGTCAGGACGGTGACCTAGGGGAcctggatgaggaggaagaggatttGGATGAAGCCGCAACCACTAAAGAAACACTCTGGCCCAGGAAAGCCTTCaacgaggaggaagaagaatcaGCCAAACTCCAAGAAGACATGAATGTGAAAGAGCATGAAGACAAAGATATTAATGGTGGCAGCGGTCGTTCCAGCCCCTGTCTCAGCACACACTCCCAGGCCAGCAGCATGGCCAGTGGCAGCGTGCGCATGACCTCTTTTGCTGAGCGTAAAGCTCAGCAGCAGCGCTTTGGCAGCAACCATGACCTGCGCTCCAGTGCCTCCAGTTCCCAGAGGACCACTCCAGATGGATCAGAGTGTAGTGGCCCCCTGGCTTCCTCATGGAGGATTAAGAGGGACCAGAGCCCCTCTTCCCCCTTGGGAGGATCCTCTCGTACAGGCAGTGGCGGTGCAAATGTATTGGCTTCTGAACTGGTCCAGCTCAGAATGCAGCTGGAAGAGAAGCGGCGTGCCATTGAGcatcagaagaagaagatggaagTACTGTCAGCGAgacagagacagaagctggGAAAAGCAGCCTTTCTGCATATAGTAAAGAAAGGTGGAGGAAGGAGTGACACATTACCCAACCCACTCAAAGCTGACATCTCTAAAGATGAGCTCAATGGGGAGAAAGGACCATCAAGTAAAGATGATATGTGTGTTGATACCATGAGAGGGGAGAAGGAAGTGGATGAGACCACCCCGTCTGGTGCCTTAGAAGCAGAAAAGAAAGGGAACGGTGGAAGCTTCTATCTGGATGAAGATTTGGACCTGAATGAGTGCAGTCGCTCTATCGAGCTGCTAAATGAAGCTATTGGCAGCATCCAGCAACAAATGATGCAGCTTTCACTGCAGCAGGAGATGTTGATGAAACAGAATGTACAGTCCCCACCTGGTGCAGCTCCACCTCCTGCTCAAACCAGCGACAAAAACGGAGATTCCAAGACTGGAGCAGGCtttcactttgtggagcatctTTCTGGCACTAGCACCGCTCCAACCAGGAAACCCCCCAAACTAAGCTCTGGCCGAAGCGCCAGATCCAAACCATCAGAGCTAAAGATGGCCAAGGAGCAGAGCCGCCAGACCACCAGGACCCTCACACCCACCCAGAGTGGATCAGAGACATTGCCACACCCAAAGCATTCAGCTGGGGGCAGGTCCCCCAGGACTGAGCAGCCCGACAGTCCCAGAAACCCCACAGTAGTGGAGACAGTTGACAAGCCAGGATCTGGCCACGTTCGGAGTGCCACCTTCCGACTTCATGATGAAGCAAACATTCGCTTGCCGACCAGAGTGGACCTGACATCACTGGCTCCTCCAGAAGTGCCCTTTGATGAGTGCCTGTCCAGCAACACCAGAGAGTCTGAGCTCAACTCTTCAGACGGTTCAGGGAAAGAGAATATACCATCAGATGAGGCGCAACGCAACAAAACCCACCTCATTGAGGTTGATCTGTCAGAGCTGAAGGcacctgaagaagaagaagaagaagaagaggggggtGTTGAGGACAAAACAACAGAGAGAGATGATGGAGAGCAGAAGTCAGTCCTGGGCTTCTTCTtcaag GATGAGCAGAAAGCGGAGGATGAGCTCGCTAAGAAGAGAGCAGCGTTTTTGCTGAAGCAGCAGAAGAAAGCAGAGGAGGCTCGACTACGTAAACAACAACTAGAGGCCGAATCTGAGCTCAAACGTGACGAAGCCAG GCGGAAAGCCGAGGAGGATCGTTTGCgtaaagaggaggagaagacaCGGCGAGAGCTGATAAAGCAAGAGTATCTGCGGAGGAAGCAACAAGAGATGTTTGAGGAACAAGGCCTTGTGAAGCCCAAAACTCCCAAACCGAAGCAGAAGCACAGACCCAAGTCTGTCCTCAGAGAGGAATCCTCCAGCGATAATTTCTCCAAGTGTTCTTCTACAG CTGACAAACTGAGTAACGCCCAGTCAGGCTCCAATCTGTCTCTCGCATCTGCCGCTACCAACGAGGCCGACAGCGTAAACTCTGGAGGTGCAGGCTCCCAGCG CTGTGACTCTGTGGAGTCATTTCCAGGCAGTCGGAACAGTCGAGCTGCAGAGAGAGACTGGGACAACGGCTCCACCGCCTCTTCCATCACTTCCATGGCTGAATATACTG GCCCCAAACTCTTCAAGGAGCCCAGTGCCAAGTCAAACAAGCCAATCATCCATAATGCAATCTCTCACTGCTGCCTGGCTGGCAAAGTCAACGAGCCCCAGAAGAACCAGATCTTAGAG GAGCTGGAGAAGTGTGAGTCCAACCACCTCATGATCCTGTTTCGTGACGGTGGTTGCCAGTTTCGGGCACTCTACTCGTACTTCCCCGACACCGAAGAAATACAAAAGCTGACGGGCACCGGACCCAAGAGCATCAGCAAGAAGATGATTGATAAGCTGTATAAGTACAGCTCTGATCGAAAGCAGTTTACCGTCATCCCTGCCAAGACTGTGTCAGTCAGCGTGGACGCCCTGACCATCCACAACCACCTGTGGCAGGCCAAGAGAAGCGCTGTGCCAAAGAAAAGTGGAAAATAG
- the camsap1b gene encoding calmodulin-regulated spectrin-associated protein 1-B isoform X3, with amino-acid sequence MDVDLCAGGDSTKRTVELAGVAEGTMDVVPLEMYDSARAKIAANLRWLFAKAYGIDHIPEDLRDPFYTDQYDQEHIKPPVIRLLLSCELYCRVCALILKTEQAVSLQSHMSVIQALSRKGIYVVESDDTPVTEGDLACMPIKMSAHMPMIDALMMAYTVEMISIEKVVASVKRFSTFSASKELPFDLEDAMVFWINKVNMKMREIAEREHKVKHHPLESPSHQKSPSKWYWKLVPPDVVHELAHCMLGPEELSEAVRYRREHASGRQLPFFPLLEDLMRDVCDGAALLTVVHYYCSDLMKLEDICLKEVPSIADSLYNIQLLREFANEYLNKSFYLTTEDMLYSPPVLKHNVMVFIAELFWWFETVKPEFVQPRDLQEFKDPRAIAHPKSARPSVPISNATKRSFLASPGMADNQSSPEVCNSKGGPTFSPSHPLLPLRQRQQKQQGDDAGLRNRSNSLTQMDGQQVRGSVVAWPDKRQRPVSTMGPYLLHSATDSDADIASGDSVSLARSISKDSLASNVINVTPKHQTSVHQPSRPPVRRVNGHSLLTNVNTEDEEETLVTVAKSDGPAISKRVEGTQSAAVIGSKPSTDSKLTPDSFYLEPLMPAVLKTAKEKSVCLNKEEESGEVSRSAGRGSLRRENGSTSAVRRKAPSNLNQTFPPPAEEGLSDEPVQSQASLRLSSSVEPSSRDPAEGFYLHSDSEELKPGNGQDGDLGDLDEEEEDLDEAATTKETLWPRKAFNEEEEESAKLQEDMNVKEHEDKDINGGSGRSSPCLSTHSQASSMASGSVRMTSFAERKAQQQRFGSNHDLRSSASSSQRTTPDGSECSGPLASSWRIKRDQSPSSPLGGSSRTGSGGANVLASELVQLRMQLEEKRRAIEHQKKKMEVLSARQRQKLGKAAFLHIVKKGGGRSDTLPNPLKADISKDELNGEKGPSSKDDMCVDTMRGEKEVDETTPSGALEAEKKGNGGSFYLDEDLDLNECSRSIELLNEAIGSIQQQMMQLSLQQEMLMKQNVQSPPGAAPPPAQTSDKNGDSKTGAGFHFVEHLSGTSTAPTRKPPKLSSGRSARSKPSELKMAKEQSRQTTRTLTPTQSGSETLPHPKHSAGGRSPRTEQPDSPRNPTVVETVDKPGSGHVRSATFRLHDEANIRLPTRVDLTSLAPPEVPFDECLSSNTRESELNSSDGSGKENIPSDEAQRNKTHLIEVDLSELKAPEEEEEEEEGGVEDKTTERDDGEQKSVLGFFFKDEQKAEDELAKKRAAFLLKQQKKAEEARLRKQQLEAESELKRDEARRKAEEDRLRKEEEKTRRELIKQEYLRRKQQEMFEEQGLVKPKTPKPKQKHRPKSVLREESSSDNFSKCSSTADKLSNAQSGSNLSLASAATNEADSVNSGGAGSQRCDSVESFPGSRNSRAAERDWDNGSTASSITSMAEYTGPKLFKEPSAKSNKPIIHNAISHCCLAGKVNEPQKNQILEELEKCESNHLMILFRDGGCQFRALYSYFPDTEEIQKLTGTGPKSISKKMIDKLYKYSSDRKQFTVIPAKTVSVSVDALTIHNHLWQAKRSAVPKKSGK; translated from the exons AGTGCTCACATGCCCATGATCGATGCCCTGATGATGGCTTACACAGTGGAGATGATCAGCATAGAGAAAGTGGTGGCCTCTGTCAAGCGCTTCTCTACCTTCAGTGCCTCTAAGGAGCTGCCCTTTGACCTGGAGGATGCTATGGTTTTCTGGATCAACAAG gtAAACATGAAGATGAGGGAGATTGCAGAAAGGGAGCACAAAGTCAAGCACCACCCACTGGAGTCCCCTAGCCATCAAAAG TCTCCCTCCAAATGGTATTGGAAGCTAGTCCCT CCTGATGTCGTGCACGAGCTGGCCCACTGCATGCTGGGGCCAGAGGAACTCTCCGAAGCG GTACGGTATCGTCGGGAACATGCTTCCGGTCGACAGCTGCCCTTCTTTCCATTGCTGGAAGATCTGATGAGGGATGTTTGTGATGGAGCTGCACTGCTCACTGTAGTCCATTACTACTGCTCCGATCTCATGAAGCTGGAAG atatttgcctGAAGGAAGTCCCTTCTATCGCTGATAGCCTGTACAACATCCAGCTCCTCAGAGAATTTGCCAATGAGTACCTGAATAAAAGTTTCTATCTGACAACAGAGGACATGCTCTATTCACCGCCTGTGCTCAAG CACAATGTGATGGTGTTCATCGCTGAGCTGTTTTGGTGGTTTGAGACAGTAAAGCCAGAGTTTGTCCAGCCCAGAGACCTCCAGGAGTTTAAAGATC CTCGAGCCATAGCTCATCCCAAGAGTGCCCGTCCATCAGTGCCCATCTCCAACGCCACCAAGCGAAGCTTCCTAGCTAGTCCTGGTATGGCCGACAACCAGAGCAGCCCTGAAGTCTGTAACAG TAAAGGGGGCCCAACTTTCAGTCCTTCACACCCACTTCTGCCCCTGCGACAGAGACAACAAAAGCAACAAGGAGACGATGCAG GTTTGAGAAACCGCTCGAACTCCTTGACTCAGATGGACGGACAACAAGTCAGAGGCTCTGTAGTAGCATGGCCCGACAAGAGGCAGAG ACCAGTGTCCACAATGGGCCCTTATCTGTTGCACTCAGCCACTGACAGTGATGCAGACATAGCTTCTGGTGACAGCGTTAGTCTGGCTCGCTCAATTAGTAAGGACAGCCTGGCATCCAATGTCATCAATGTCACTCCCAaacaccagacttctgtacacCAGCCATCACGTCCTCCAGTACGTAGAGTCAACGGCCACAGCCTTCTGACTAATGTCAATACGGAGGATGAGGAAGAAACTCTGGTGACCGTAGCCAAGAGCGATGGTCCTGCCATCTCCAAACGGGTTGAGGGGACACAATCAGCTGCTGTAATTGGATCCAAACCTTCCACTGACTCCAAATTGACACCAGATAGCTTTTACCTTGAACCACTAATGCCTGCCGTGCTCAAAACGGCTAAAGAGAAGTCTGTATGCCTAaacaaggaggaggagagtggtGAAGTGTCCCGGTCTGCAGGAAGGGGCTCTTTACGCAGAGAAAATGGATCTACATCTGCTGTTCGCAGGAAAGCTCCCTCCAATCTGAACCAAACAtttcctcctccagctgagGAAGGCTTGTCAGATGAGCCTGTTCAAAGTCAGGCAAGTCTCAGGCTAAGCAGCAGTGTGGAACCTTCCTCCAGGGACCCAGCTGAGGGTTTCTACTTGCATTCAGATTCTGAAGAACTAAAGCCTGGCAATGGTCAGGACGGTGACCTAGGGGAcctggatgaggaggaagaggatttGGATGAAGCCGCAACCACTAAAGAAACACTCTGGCCCAGGAAAGCCTTCaacgaggaggaagaagaatcaGCCAAACTCCAAGAAGACATGAATGTGAAAGAGCATGAAGACAAAGATATTAATGGTGGCAGCGGTCGTTCCAGCCCCTGTCTCAGCACACACTCCCAGGCCAGCAGCATGGCCAGTGGCAGCGTGCGCATGACCTCTTTTGCTGAGCGTAAAGCTCAGCAGCAGCGCTTTGGCAGCAACCATGACCTGCGCTCCAGTGCCTCCAGTTCCCAGAGGACCACTCCAGATGGATCAGAGTGTAGTGGCCCCCTGGCTTCCTCATGGAGGATTAAGAGGGACCAGAGCCCCTCTTCCCCCTTGGGAGGATCCTCTCGTACAGGCAGTGGCGGTGCAAATGTATTGGCTTCTGAACTGGTCCAGCTCAGAATGCAGCTGGAAGAGAAGCGGCGTGCCATTGAGcatcagaagaagaagatggaagTACTGTCAGCGAgacagagacagaagctggGAAAAGCAGCCTTTCTGCATATAGTAAAGAAAGGTGGAGGAAGGAGTGACACATTACCCAACCCACTCAAAGCTGACATCTCTAAAGATGAGCTCAATGGGGAGAAAGGACCATCAAGTAAAGATGATATGTGTGTTGATACCATGAGAGGGGAGAAGGAAGTGGATGAGACCACCCCGTCTGGTGCCTTAGAAGCAGAAAAGAAAGGGAACGGTGGAAGCTTCTATCTGGATGAAGATTTGGACCTGAATGAGTGCAGTCGCTCTATCGAGCTGCTAAATGAAGCTATTGGCAGCATCCAGCAACAAATGATGCAGCTTTCACTGCAGCAGGAGATGTTGATGAAACAGAATGTACAGTCCCCACCTGGTGCAGCTCCACCTCCTGCTCAAACCAGCGACAAAAACGGAGATTCCAAGACTGGAGCAGGCtttcactttgtggagcatctTTCTGGCACTAGCACCGCTCCAACCAGGAAACCCCCCAAACTAAGCTCTGGCCGAAGCGCCAGATCCAAACCATCAGAGCTAAAGATGGCCAAGGAGCAGAGCCGCCAGACCACCAGGACCCTCACACCCACCCAGAGTGGATCAGAGACATTGCCACACCCAAAGCATTCAGCTGGGGGCAGGTCCCCCAGGACTGAGCAGCCCGACAGTCCCAGAAACCCCACAGTAGTGGAGACAGTTGACAAGCCAGGATCTGGCCACGTTCGGAGTGCCACCTTCCGACTTCATGATGAAGCAAACATTCGCTTGCCGACCAGAGTGGACCTGACATCACTGGCTCCTCCAGAAGTGCCCTTTGATGAGTGCCTGTCCAGCAACACCAGAGAGTCTGAGCTCAACTCTTCAGACGGTTCAGGGAAAGAGAATATACCATCAGATGAGGCGCAACGCAACAAAACCCACCTCATTGAGGTTGATCTGTCAGAGCTGAAGGcacctgaagaagaagaagaagaagaagaggggggtGTTGAGGACAAAACAACAGAGAGAGATGATGGAGAGCAGAAGTCAGTCCTGGGCTTCTTCTtcaag GATGAGCAGAAAGCGGAGGATGAGCTCGCTAAGAAGAGAGCAGCGTTTTTGCTGAAGCAGCAGAAGAAAGCAGAGGAGGCTCGACTACGTAAACAACAACTAGAGGCCGAATCTGAGCTCAAACGTGACGAAGCCAG GCGGAAAGCCGAGGAGGATCGTTTGCgtaaagaggaggagaagacaCGGCGAGAGCTGATAAAGCAAGAGTATCTGCGGAGGAAGCAACAAGAGATGTTTGAGGAACAAGGCCTTGTGAAGCCCAAAACTCCCAAACCGAAGCAGAAGCACAGACCCAAGTCTGTCCTCAGAGAGGAATCCTCCAGCGATAATTTCTCCAAGTGTTCTTCTACAG CTGACAAACTGAGTAACGCCCAGTCAGGCTCCAATCTGTCTCTCGCATCTGCCGCTACCAACGAGGCCGACAGCGTAAACTCTGGAGGTGCAGGCTCCCAGCG CTGTGACTCTGTGGAGTCATTTCCAGGCAGTCGGAACAGTCGAGCTGCAGAGAGAGACTGGGACAACGGCTCCACCGCCTCTTCCATCACTTCCATGGCTGAATATACTG GCCCCAAACTCTTCAAGGAGCCCAGTGCCAAGTCAAACAAGCCAATCATCCATAATGCAATCTCTCACTGCTGCCTGGCTGGCAAAGTCAACGAGCCCCAGAAGAACCAGATCTTAGAG GAGCTGGAGAAGTGTGAGTCCAACCACCTCATGATCCTGTTTCGTGACGGTGGTTGCCAGTTTCGGGCACTCTACTCGTACTTCCCCGACACCGAAGAAATACAAAAGCTGACGGGCACCGGACCCAAGAGCATCAGCAAGAAGATGATTGATAAGCTGTATAAGTACAGCTCTGATCGAAAGCAGTTTACCGTCATCCCTGCCAAGACTGTGTCAGTCAGCGTGGACGCCCTGACCATCCACAACCACCTGTGGCAGGCCAAGAGAAGCGCTGTGCCAAAGAAAAGTGGAAAATAG